A single region of the Paraburkholderia megapolitana genome encodes:
- a CDS encoding autotransporter assembly complex protein TamA, whose protein sequence is MFAASDAHAARAAYKVDIETSPRSLRKLLEAHLDIARFAKRDDISDDQFQFLVTATPQQVRDLTATQGYFSPVVRTDVRTVDGKKSVKISVDPGPRTTVSAITLTFRGAVLTEDPSQENATRFAFSLREGDPFSQSGWDDAKSASLRALQARRYLGAKIAQSEARIDPRTHRATLSVLYDSGPTFTMGKLDVSGTRRYPEKIVDNVNPVSVGEIYDVQRINELQRQLQGTPYYASVAIDVDNDPTKPADTPIHVKVSEYPYNSVRGGVGYSTDTGPHVQGSYSYLDTFGHAYPFSIQGRVDRIQRYGQIQLSMPPGERAWTNSVLASYTSTDVSDTTIYSARVGVQRTRTSQNIDYSYSILYYQDRLEQNNGNPTTSHALVPSWSWTRRNTDDPLFPRSGNLIHAEAGFAVKGAATEQSFVRGYARGQQYLPIGKTDLVVLRAELGGVFTGGSSSGVPASLLFRAGGSNSVRGYSFQSIGDEVDGSTLPTKYLMTGSVEYQHWFSHDWGAATFFDIGTATDTWAEKVFFSGVGVGARWRSPVGPVNIDVAYGIRNRSVRPYLTLGIAF, encoded by the coding sequence ATGTTTGCCGCCAGCGACGCACACGCGGCGCGCGCCGCCTACAAGGTCGACATCGAGACCTCGCCGCGCTCGCTGCGCAAGCTGCTCGAAGCGCATCTGGACATCGCACGGTTTGCGAAGCGCGATGACATCAGCGACGACCAGTTCCAGTTTCTCGTCACCGCGACGCCGCAGCAGGTGCGCGATCTCACCGCGACGCAGGGCTATTTCTCGCCGGTAGTACGGACGGACGTACGCACGGTCGACGGCAAGAAAAGCGTGAAGATCAGCGTCGATCCCGGCCCGCGCACGACGGTTTCGGCGATCACACTGACGTTTCGCGGCGCCGTGCTGACCGAAGACCCGAGTCAGGAAAACGCCACCCGTTTCGCCTTTTCGCTGCGCGAAGGCGACCCGTTCTCGCAGTCCGGCTGGGACGATGCGAAGAGCGCGTCGCTGAGGGCGCTGCAGGCACGCCGCTACCTGGGGGCGAAAATCGCGCAGTCGGAGGCACGTATCGATCCGCGCACGCACCGCGCAACGCTCAGCGTCCTGTACGACAGCGGCCCGACGTTCACGATGGGCAAGCTCGACGTATCGGGCACGCGGCGCTATCCGGAGAAGATCGTCGATAACGTGAATCCGGTGTCGGTCGGCGAGATCTACGATGTACAGCGCATCAACGAACTGCAGCGCCAGTTGCAGGGCACGCCGTACTACGCGAGCGTTGCCATCGACGTCGACAACGACCCCACGAAACCCGCCGATACGCCGATCCACGTGAAGGTCAGCGAGTATCCGTACAACAGCGTGCGCGGCGGCGTCGGTTATTCGACCGATACCGGTCCGCATGTGCAGGGTTCCTATTCGTACCTCGACACGTTCGGCCATGCGTATCCGTTCTCGATCCAGGGGCGCGTCGACCGCATCCAGCGCTACGGCCAGATCCAGCTGTCGATGCCGCCCGGCGAGCGCGCGTGGACCAACAGCGTGCTCGCGTCGTACACCAGCACCGACGTGTCGGACACGACGATCTATAGCGCGCGTGTCGGTGTGCAGCGAACCCGCACGTCGCAGAACATCGACTATTCCTACTCGATCCTCTACTACCAGGACCGGCTCGAGCAGAACAACGGTAACCCGACCACGAGCCACGCGCTCGTACCGTCATGGTCGTGGACGCGCCGCAATACCGACGACCCGCTGTTCCCGCGCTCCGGCAACCTGATTCACGCGGAAGCGGGGTTTGCGGTGAAGGGTGCGGCAACCGAACAGAGCTTCGTCCGCGGCTATGCGCGTGGCCAGCAATACCTGCCGATCGGCAAGACCGACCTCGTGGTGCTGCGCGCGGAACTCGGCGGCGTGTTCACGGGCGGCAGTTCGTCGGGCGTGCCGGCGTCGCTGCTGTTTCGCGCGGGCGGTTCGAACTCGGTGCGTGGGTACAGCTTCCAGAGCATCGGTGACGAGGTCGACGGCTCGACGCTGCCGACCAAATATCTGATGACGGGCAGCGTCGAATACCAGCACTGGTTCAGCCACGACTGGGGCGCCGCGACGTTCTTCGATATCGGCACCGCCACCGATACATGGGCCGAAAAGGTCTTCTTTTCCGGTGTCGGTGTGGGCGCGCGCTGGCGCAGCCCGGTCGGACCGGTAAACATCGACGTTGCCTACGGCATTCGCAACCGCAGCGTGCGGCCTTATCTGACGCTCGGGATTGCCTTCTGA
- the cobD gene encoding threonine-phosphate decarboxylase CobD, whose protein sequence is MRREIGTATSNPGTVPGAVTHGGNLHEAARLYGIPYASWLDLSTGINPYGYPVPPVPPDVWRRLPDEGDDFAECAARYYGAPDAEHVLPVAGSQAAIRALPALLSALLPAQPASSPGSRPESSTRATVGIAPLTYSEYAPAFARAGYAVSPLDVACENLPDALTHAVVVNPNNPTAAYLDAKKLLRWHAQLSARGGTLIVDEAFADAMPDIAPRASLADRVALPGLVVLRSPGKFFGLAGVRAGFVLAAPTQLRALREALGAWTVSGPARHAVSAAFADRAWQQQMRNRLAVDSARLVDLLHAHRLVSQATPLFAWTDDVRAAALHRALAERGIWTRLFAQPASLRFGLPATPSDWQRFERALQESIEAIDALHS, encoded by the coding sequence ATGCGTAGAGAGATCGGTACTGCTACTTCGAACCCGGGTACCGTGCCGGGCGCGGTGACGCACGGCGGCAATCTGCACGAGGCTGCGCGCCTGTACGGCATTCCGTACGCGTCATGGCTCGATCTGTCGACCGGTATCAATCCGTACGGTTATCCCGTACCGCCCGTGCCGCCCGATGTATGGCGACGTCTGCCCGACGAAGGCGACGATTTCGCCGAATGCGCCGCGCGCTATTACGGCGCGCCGGACGCGGAGCATGTGCTGCCGGTGGCCGGCAGCCAGGCGGCGATCCGCGCGTTGCCTGCGTTGTTGTCTGCGTTGCTGCCTGCGCAGCCTGCTTCATCGCCCGGATCGCGACCCGAGTCGTCGACGCGCGCAACCGTCGGTATCGCGCCGCTCACTTATAGCGAATATGCGCCGGCGTTCGCACGCGCAGGCTACGCCGTGAGCCCACTCGACGTAGCGTGCGAGAACCTGCCCGACGCGCTCACCCACGCGGTCGTCGTCAATCCGAACAACCCGACCGCCGCGTATCTCGATGCGAAAAAACTTCTGCGCTGGCACGCGCAGTTGTCAGCACGCGGCGGCACGCTGATCGTCGACGAAGCGTTCGCCGATGCGATGCCGGATATCGCGCCGCGCGCATCGCTGGCCGATCGCGTCGCGTTGCCCGGTCTCGTCGTGCTGCGTTCGCCCGGCAAGTTCTTTGGCCTCGCGGGCGTACGCGCGGGCTTCGTGCTGGCTGCGCCGACGCAGCTTCGCGCATTGCGCGAAGCGCTCGGCGCATGGACGGTCAGCGGTCCCGCTCGTCACGCAGTAAGCGCAGCGTTCGCCGATCGCGCATGGCAACAGCAGATGCGCAACCGCCTCGCCGTAGACAGCGCACGGCTCGTCGATCTACTGCATGCGCATCGTCTGGTATCGCAAGCCACTCCGCTCTTCGCATGGACCGACGACGTGCGTGCCGCTGCGTTGCATCGTGCGCTTGCCGAGCGTGGTATCTGGACACGCCTGTTCGCGCA
- the panD gene encoding aspartate 1-decarboxylase: MQRHMLKSKIHRAAVTHCELHYEGSCAIDENLLEAANIVENERIDIWNINNGERFSTYAIKGERGSGMISLNGSAARRAQLGDLVIIAAFATVDEAELKAGWKPDLVFVDGDNRIKGSRDHVPTQTWT; the protein is encoded by the coding sequence ATGCAACGCCACATGCTGAAGTCGAAGATCCATCGCGCCGCCGTCACGCACTGCGAACTGCACTATGAAGGCTCGTGCGCAATCGACGAGAACCTGCTCGAAGCCGCGAACATCGTCGAAAACGAACGCATCGACATCTGGAACATCAATAACGGCGAGCGTTTTTCGACCTACGCGATCAAGGGCGAGCGCGGCAGCGGCATGATTTCGCTGAATGGGTCGGCGGCGCGCCGGGCGCAACTCGGCGACCTCGTCATCATCGCGGCGTTTGCCACGGTCGACGAGGCGGAGCTAAAAGCGGGATGGAAACCGGACCTGGTGTTCGTCGACGGCGACAACCGGATCAAGGGCAGTCGCGACCACGTGCCGACGCAAACCTGGACCTGA
- a CDS encoding DUF3460 family protein, protein MYQSDITQFLNQLKEQKPALEAEQRRGRSLLWDKQPVDLDERAHQQASRVEQTPYVYYQNF, encoded by the coding sequence ATGTATCAATCGGACATCACCCAGTTTCTGAACCAGCTCAAAGAACAAAAGCCCGCCCTCGAAGCGGAACAGCGCCGTGGCCGTTCGCTGCTGTGGGACAAACAGCCGGTCGATCTCGACGAACGCGCGCACCAGCAAGCCTCGCGCGTAGAACAAACGCCTTACGTCTACTACCAGAACTTCTGA
- a CDS encoding DoxX family protein, with protein MHSNRSTDAAALLLRVALGVLYLAHSLQKIFVFTLPGTAQFFVSLGLPGWLGYVTAFVELFGGIALLLGVQVRWVALVLLPFMLGAMSAHLHNGWGFASPNGGWEYPAFWAVTLVVQSLLGNGLFATTGVKAARPAVA; from the coding sequence ATGCATTCGAACCGTTCCACCGATGCGGCCGCGCTGCTGCTGCGCGTGGCGCTAGGGGTGCTGTATCTCGCCCACAGCCTGCAAAAGATCTTTGTGTTCACGCTGCCGGGCACCGCGCAGTTTTTCGTTTCACTGGGCCTGCCGGGCTGGCTGGGCTACGTGACGGCGTTTGTCGAGCTGTTCGGCGGCATCGCCTTGCTGCTCGGCGTGCAGGTGCGCTGGGTCGCGCTGGTGCTGCTGCCGTTCATGCTCGGTGCGATGTCCGCCCATTTGCATAACGGCTGGGGCTTCGCGTCGCCGAACGGCGGCTGGGAATATCCCGCGTTCTGGGCGGTGACGCTGGTGGTGCAGTCGTTGCTGGGCAACGGTCTTTTCGCAACCACTGGGGTGAAGGCGGCACGTCCTGCGGTGGCCTGA
- a CDS encoding cobyric acid synthase, with protein sequence MIQGTTSDAGKSTLVAGLCRLARRAGAKVAPFKPQNMALNSAVTVDGGEIGRAQALQAVAAGIDAHTDLNPVLLKPTSDRGAQVIIHGKARMNLDARAYHDYKPVAFDAVLASYRRLQARFETIFVEGAGSPAEINLRDRDIANMGFAEAVDCPVVLVADIDRGGVFAHLTGTLACLSASERARVQGFVINRFRGDIGLLQPGLDWLEAQTGKPVFGVLPYLHGLTLDAEDMLPRELRAAHAGAGMGTANGVLRVVVPVLPHISNHTDFDALRAHPQVDFHYVRSGSTPPPADLIVLPGSKNVQGDLAFLRSQGWDAVLQRHLRYGGKVIGICGGMQMLGREVADPHGVEGAPCTVAGLGWLDFSTTLTREKTLANVTGTLALPGAPAAAGYEIHMGETQGPALASPALHLASVAGPRPDGARSADDQILATYVHGLFDTPAACAALLAWAGLGAAEEIDYPALREASLDRLADTLEAHLDLPRLFASMREPTNR encoded by the coding sequence ATGATCCAGGGCACGACTTCCGATGCCGGCAAGAGCACACTCGTCGCGGGCCTGTGCCGGCTCGCCCGTCGCGCGGGTGCGAAGGTCGCGCCGTTCAAGCCGCAGAACATGGCGCTCAACAGCGCGGTCACGGTGGACGGCGGCGAGATCGGTCGTGCGCAGGCATTGCAGGCAGTCGCCGCGGGGATCGACGCGCACACCGATCTGAACCCGGTGCTGCTCAAGCCGACCAGCGACCGCGGCGCGCAGGTGATCATCCATGGCAAGGCGCGCATGAATCTCGATGCGCGCGCGTATCACGACTACAAGCCGGTCGCGTTCGATGCAGTGCTCGCGTCGTATCGGCGTCTGCAGGCGCGGTTCGAGACGATTTTCGTCGAAGGCGCGGGCAGTCCCGCCGAGATCAATCTGCGTGATCGCGATATCGCGAACATGGGTTTTGCGGAAGCGGTCGATTGTCCGGTGGTACTGGTGGCTGATATCGACCGCGGCGGGGTGTTCGCGCATCTGACGGGAACGCTTGCGTGCCTGTCGGCCAGCGAACGGGCAAGAGTGCAGGGCTTCGTGATCAATCGTTTTCGCGGCGATATCGGGCTGCTGCAACCGGGGCTCGACTGGCTCGAAGCGCAGACTGGCAAGCCGGTGTTCGGCGTGCTGCCGTATCTGCATGGCCTCACGCTCGACGCCGAGGACATGCTGCCGCGCGAATTGCGGGCCGCCCACGCGGGCGCGGGCATGGGCACGGCGAACGGCGTGCTGCGCGTCGTCGTACCGGTGCTGCCGCATATCAGCAATCACACCGATTTCGATGCATTGCGCGCGCATCCGCAGGTCGATTTTCACTATGTACGCAGCGGCAGCACGCCGCCGCCGGCCGATCTGATCGTGCTGCCGGGCTCGAAGAACGTGCAGGGCGATCTCGCGTTCCTGCGCTCGCAGGGTTGGGACGCGGTGTTGCAACGGCATCTGCGCTACGGCGGCAAGGTGATCGGTATCTGCGGAGGCATGCAGATGCTGGGGCGCGAAGTGGCCGATCCGCATGGCGTCGAGGGCGCGCCATGCACAGTGGCTGGGCTCGGCTGGCTCGACTTTTCGACGACGCTGACACGCGAGAAAACGCTCGCCAACGTAACCGGCACGCTGGCGTTGCCGGGCGCGCCGGCTGCGGCCGGCTACGAGATCCACATGGGTGAGACACAGGGGCCGGCGCTTGCCTCGCCGGCATTGCATCTCGCGAGCGTTGCCGGGCCGCGTCCCGACGGCGCGCGTTCTGCGGATGACCAGATTCTCGCCACCTATGTCCACGGCCTGTTCGACACGCCGGCTGCCTGCGCGGCGTTGCTCGCGTGGGCCGGCCTCGGCGCCGCCGAGGAAATCGACTATCCGGCGCTGCGGGAAGCCTCGCTGGACCGCCTCGCCGACACGCTGGAGGCGCATCTGGACCTGCCCCGGCTATTCGCGTCGATGCGCGAGCCCACGAATCGGTGA
- a CDS encoding PaaI family thioesterase has protein sequence MTKLRPEYTLERMQERQRGTLPALIGFRAISLEEGSLSAELTVRPDLLAPNGFLHAATVVALADTACGYACLAHLPEKAQSFTTIELKSNFLGTAREGTIRAVAKGVHIGRTTQVWDATVLDPNGKTIALFRCTQMVLY, from the coding sequence ATGACGAAGCTTCGCCCCGAATACACCCTCGAGCGCATGCAGGAACGCCAGCGCGGCACGCTCCCCGCGCTGATCGGTTTTCGGGCTATTTCGCTTGAAGAAGGCTCATTGAGCGCCGAACTGACGGTACGCCCCGACCTGCTGGCGCCGAACGGCTTCCTGCACGCGGCGACCGTGGTCGCCCTCGCCGATACCGCCTGCGGCTATGCGTGCCTCGCGCACCTGCCGGAGAAAGCTCAGAGTTTCACGACCATCGAACTGAAGAGCAATTTCCTCGGCACCGCGCGGGAAGGGACGATCCGGGCGGTGGCGAAGGGAGTCCATATTGGGCGCACCACGCAGGTCTGGGATGCGACGGTGTTGGACCCGAACGGCAAGACCATTGCGCTGTTTCGCTGCACGCAGATGGTGTTGTATTGA
- a CDS encoding ParA family protein, with protein sequence MTVIVVANPKGGVGKSTLSTNLAGYFAAAGEWVALADLDKQHSAHAWLELRPATLPPIEIWEVDPEAPAKPPKGLEHAIIDTPAGLHGNRLGVALDLADKVIVPLQPSLFDILATQEFLEHLAKEKAIRKGRIEVGVVGMRVDARTRSADQLHRFVEGLKLPVLGFVRDTQNYVQLAAHGLTLWDVAKSRVEKDLEQWQSIIDWASKKT encoded by the coding sequence ATGACGGTAATCGTGGTGGCGAATCCGAAGGGCGGCGTGGGCAAGAGCACGCTGTCGACCAATCTGGCGGGCTATTTCGCCGCCGCGGGCGAGTGGGTTGCGCTCGCGGATCTGGACAAACAGCATTCAGCGCATGCGTGGCTCGAGCTGCGGCCCGCCACGCTCCCGCCGATCGAAATCTGGGAGGTCGACCCCGAGGCGCCGGCCAAACCGCCCAAGGGCCTCGAGCACGCGATCATCGATACGCCTGCCGGCTTGCACGGCAACCGCCTCGGCGTTGCGCTCGATCTGGCCGACAAGGTCATCGTGCCGCTGCAGCCGTCGCTGTTCGATATCCTCGCCACTCAGGAATTTCTCGAACACCTCGCGAAAGAAAAAGCCATCCGGAAGGGCCGCATCGAGGTCGGTGTGGTCGGGATGCGCGTCGATGCGCGTACGCGCTCGGCGGATCAGTTGCATCGTTTTGTCGAGGGGCTGAAGCTGCCGGTGCTCGGCTTTGTGCGCGATACGCAGAACTACGTGCAGCTTGCCGCGCACGGCCTTACGTTGTGGGACGTGGCGAAGAGCCGGGTCGAGAAGGACCTGGAGCAGTGGCAATCGATCATCGATTGGGCCAGCAAGAAAACCTGA
- a CDS encoding segregation and condensation protein A encodes MTTADEARPAQDQSDAALAAPVTDTTPDTVDGIAFARLYGEPLFKLPQDLYIPPDALEVFLETFEGPLDLLLYLIRKQNFNVLDIPMADVTVQYLGYVEQLRESNLELASEYLLMAAMLIEIKSRMLLPVRKADSGEEAEDPRAELVRRLLEYEQMKLAAQRLDQLPQLGRDFLRAEVYIEQSMTPRFPDVNSDDLRAAWADVIKRAKLVQHHRISREELSVREHMSTILRRLQNARFMEFSDLFDTSRGVPVVVVNFIAMLELSRESLIEITQAEPFAPIYVRLAYLPA; translated from the coding sequence GTGACGACCGCCGACGAGGCCCGCCCGGCGCAGGATCAGTCCGACGCCGCGCTCGCTGCGCCCGTAACCGATACGACACCCGATACCGTCGACGGTATCGCGTTCGCGCGCCTGTACGGCGAACCGCTCTTCAAGCTCCCGCAAGACCTGTATATCCCGCCGGATGCGCTCGAGGTCTTTCTCGAAACGTTCGAAGGCCCGCTCGATCTGCTGCTGTACCTGATCCGCAAGCAGAACTTCAACGTGCTCGACATCCCGATGGCCGACGTCACCGTGCAGTACCTCGGTTACGTCGAACAGCTGCGCGAGTCGAATCTCGAACTGGCATCCGAATACCTGCTGATGGCCGCGATGCTGATCGAGATCAAGTCGCGCATGCTGCTGCCGGTCAGAAAAGCCGATAGCGGCGAGGAAGCGGAAGATCCGCGCGCCGAACTCGTGCGCCGTCTGCTCGAGTACGAGCAGATGAAGCTCGCGGCGCAGCGTCTCGACCAGTTGCCGCAGCTCGGCCGCGACTTCCTGCGCGCCGAGGTGTACATCGAACAGAGCATGACGCCGCGCTTTCCGGACGTGAACAGCGACGATCTGCGCGCGGCCTGGGCGGATGTGATCAAGCGGGCGAAGCTCGTCCAGCATCACCGCATCTCGCGCGAGGAACTGTCGGTGCGCGAGCACATGAGCACGATCCTGCGCCGGCTGCAGAATGCGCGCTTCATGGAATTCTCGGATCTGTTCGACACATCGCGCGGTGTGCCGGTGGTCGTGGTGAACTTCATCGCGATGCTGGAGCTGTCGCGCGAATCGCTGATCGAGATCACCCAGGCCGAACCGTTTGCGCCGATCTACGTGCGCCTCGCGTATCTGCCGGCATAA
- the cobU gene encoding bifunctional adenosylcobinamide kinase/adenosylcobinamide-phosphate guanylyltransferase: MISLDLTFVLGGARSGKSAHAEQLASDSALPVTYIATARIADAEFAERVAHHRERRPAHWRLLEAPLDLAGAVTATDAPGQCILIDCLTLWLANLLCPPDGTPAPDDSVQRFTAFEHALAHAVGKIIIVSNEIGLGVVPLGAATRLYVDELGRLNQRIAALSSEVTMMVAGLPLTLKTARP; the protein is encoded by the coding sequence ATGATTTCCCTCGACCTTACCTTCGTGCTCGGCGGCGCCCGCTCGGGCAAGAGCGCGCACGCCGAACAGCTCGCGAGCGACAGCGCGCTCCCGGTCACCTACATTGCCACCGCACGCATCGCGGATGCCGAATTCGCCGAGCGGGTCGCGCATCATCGCGAGCGACGTCCTGCGCACTGGCGTCTGCTCGAAGCGCCGCTCGATCTGGCCGGCGCTGTCACCGCCACCGATGCGCCTGGGCAATGCATCCTGATCGATTGCCTGACGCTGTGGCTTGCGAACCTGCTGTGTCCACCCGACGGTACGCCCGCCCCGGATGACAGCGTGCAACGTTTCACCGCCTTCGAACACGCACTCGCCCACGCGGTGGGCAAGATCATCATCGTGAGCAACGAGATCGGCCTCGGCGTCGTACCGCTCGGCGCGGCGACGCGTCTCTATGTGGACGAACTCGGCCGGCTCAATCAACGGATCGCCGCGTTGAGTAGCGAAGTCACGATGATGGTCGCGGGCCTGCCGCTCACGCTCAAGACCGCACGCCCATGA
- the cbiB gene encoding adenosylcobinamide-phosphate synthase CbiB — MIMLSLPLTAALATLAVAIDRWTGEPRTAHPLVGFGKLAGALEARLNTGRRGRLAGLLGWLLAVAPPVAIAAWLVAVLPLPLACAVHVALLWFALGARSLHDHIAPIAAALARRDLAQARVLTSRIVSRETATADEAALARAAVESALENGNDAIFGALFWFAIAGGPGALAFRLANTLDAMWGYRTPRYLRYGWAAARIDDVLNWIPARLTATSYALLGDTRTAWRCWRDQARRWDSPNAGPVMAAGAGSLNVRIGGAAVYHGALEQRPTLGAGEPAAARHVPAALQLVERTVTLWLAVLIVLALLSVPFHA; from the coding sequence ATGATCATGCTGTCGCTCCCGCTGACCGCCGCGCTCGCGACGCTTGCCGTCGCCATCGACCGCTGGACCGGCGAGCCGCGCACCGCTCATCCGCTGGTCGGTTTCGGCAAGCTGGCTGGCGCGCTCGAAGCGCGTCTGAACACCGGCCGGCGCGGCCGGCTCGCGGGGCTGCTCGGCTGGCTGCTCGCAGTCGCGCCGCCGGTGGCTATCGCCGCGTGGCTCGTCGCGGTGCTGCCGTTGCCGCTCGCGTGCGCGGTTCACGTCGCGCTGCTCTGGTTCGCACTCGGCGCGCGCAGCCTGCACGATCACATCGCGCCGATCGCCGCCGCGCTTGCGCGGCGCGATCTGGCGCAGGCGCGCGTGCTGACCTCGCGCATCGTGTCGCGCGAAACCGCAACCGCCGACGAAGCCGCGCTCGCGCGCGCCGCTGTCGAATCGGCGCTCGAAAACGGCAACGATGCGATCTTCGGCGCGCTGTTCTGGTTCGCGATCGCGGGTGGTCCTGGCGCGCTCGCGTTCCGTCTTGCCAATACGCTCGACGCGATGTGGGGCTACCGCACGCCGCGCTATCTGCGCTACGGCTGGGCCGCGGCACGCATCGACGATGTGCTCAACTGGATTCCGGCACGGCTGACGGCGACGAGCTACGCGCTGCTCGGCGACACGCGCACCGCGTGGCGCTGCTGGCGCGATCAGGCGCGGCGCTGGGACAGCCCGAACGCGGGGCCGGTGATGGCGGCGGGCGCGGGGAGCCTCAATGTGCGGATCGGTGGGGCGGCTGTGTATCACGGCGCGCTCGAGCAACGTCCGACGCTCGGCGCCGGCGAGCCTGCCGCGGCCCGACACGTTCCAGCCGCGCTGCAACTGGTTGAGCGCACTGTCACACTCTGGCTGGCTGTGTTGATTGTGCTGGCGCTGCTGAGTGTGCCGTTTCATGCGTAG
- the panC gene encoding pantoate--beta-alanine ligase produces MKIISSIHELRDQLRGQNRTAFVPTMGNLHEGHLSLMRLARQHGDPVVASIFVNRLQFGPNEDFDKYPRTFEEDVEKLQKENVYVLFAPTERDLYPEPQQYRVHPPQDLGDILEGEFRPGFFQGVCTVVMKLMSCVQPRVAVFGKKDYQQLMIVRQMCHQFALPTDIIAAETVRDADGLALSSRNRYLQPTERAEAPQLAIALNGVRTAVLAGDRDFAKIEQQAMATLAARGWQPDYIAVRKRVNLQAPAAHETDAPLVVLAAAKLGATRLIDNLEI; encoded by the coding sequence ATGAAAATCATCAGCTCGATCCACGAATTGCGCGACCAGTTGCGCGGCCAGAACCGCACTGCGTTCGTCCCGACGATGGGTAACCTGCACGAAGGCCATCTTTCGCTGATGCGTCTTGCGCGCCAGCACGGCGATCCGGTTGTCGCGAGCATCTTCGTCAACCGGCTGCAATTCGGCCCGAACGAGGACTTCGACAAATACCCGCGCACGTTCGAAGAGGACGTCGAGAAGCTGCAGAAGGAAAACGTCTACGTGCTGTTCGCGCCGACCGAGCGCGATCTGTACCCGGAGCCGCAGCAATATCGCGTGCATCCGCCGCAGGATCTTGGCGACATCCTTGAAGGTGAGTTCCGGCCGGGCTTCTTCCAGGGCGTGTGCACAGTGGTGATGAAGCTGATGTCGTGCGTGCAACCGCGCGTCGCGGTGTTCGGCAAGAAGGATTACCAGCAGTTGATGATCGTGCGACAGATGTGCCACCAGTTCGCGCTCCCAACCGACATCATTGCGGCGGAAACCGTGCGTGACGCCGACGGGCTCGCACTCAGTTCGCGCAACCGCTATCTGCAGCCCACCGAGCGCGCCGAAGCACCGCAACTGGCCATCGCGCTGAACGGTGTGCGCACCGCGGTGCTGGCCGGCGATCGCGACTTCGCGAAGATCGAGCAGCAGGCGATGGCCACGCTCGCCGCACGCGGCTGGCAGCCCGATTACATCGCCGTGCGCAAACGCGTGAACCTGCAGGCACCCGCCGCGCATGAAACCGACGCACCGCTCGTCGTGCTCGCCGCCGCGAAGCTCGGTGCGACGCGCCTGATCGACAACCTCGAAATCTAA